Part of the Paenibacillus sp. FSL R7-0273 genome is shown below.
TTTCCTTGCTCTTGGTGTGACAGCAATACTCTGCCTGCTGCTGTTCTCAGCCAGATTTGCGCTGCGTACCCGCCCTTCACTGCGGAACTCCGTCCGCTGGCTGCTGATCCTGGTGCTGCTGGCTGCAGAAGGAGGGCTGCATGCCTGGTATCTTTCCCACGGCATCTGGACAGCCCGGCATTCACTGCCGCTTGAGCTATGCGGAATTACCCTGCTCTTATCCGTTATCATGCTGCTGACCCGCAGCCGTCTGCTTTATGACTTTCTATATTTTGCCGGGATCGGCGGAGCCGTTATCGCCCTCTTAACCCCAAATCTGGTGTATCCTTTTCCCCATTTCCGTTTTGTGCTGTTCTTTACCGCCCATGCGGCAATTGTGCTGTCATCCCTGTTCATGACCTGGGCCTACGGCTACCGGCCAACCTGGCGCTCGCTGCTGTTCACGATGCTGTGTCTCAACCTGGTTGCTGCTGCCGTGTTCGGCCTGGATA
Proteins encoded:
- a CDS encoding YwaF family protein, translating into MDLITLFGRKHETDFIMFSLPHFLALGVTAILCLLLFSARFALRTRPSLRNSVRWLLILVLLAAEGGLHAWYLSHGIWTARHSLPLELCGITLLLSVIMLLTRSRLLYDFLYFAGIGGAVIALLTPNLVYPFPHFRFVLFFTAHAAIVLSSLFMTWAYGYRPTWRSLLFTMLCLNLVAAAVFGLDKLLGANYMFLAHKPGTFSVLDYFGPYPYYLLVEEAFAFLIFLMMFLIFFKLPEALRSRSTSRKRSL